A window of the Streptomyces albireticuli genome harbors these coding sequences:
- a CDS encoding CGNR zinc finger domain-containing protein, with amino-acid sequence MVATAPYDLRFDAGRLCLDLVATVGGRFSEEPVERLDSPARLRAWLVGAGVVPAGTPLDAVDPSWLARFRAARDLLHRVVHAEVAGRAADPDLERVNALAATAPPAPRAVRAADGTLVRAVDGAPDCEELVGRIARDAVELLTDPAARGRLRQCEGETCSLIYLDTSRGHRRRWCSSEVCGNRERVARHRRRVVNGRG; translated from the coding sequence ATGGTGGCGACGGCCCCCTATGACCTGCGATTCGACGCCGGGCGGCTCTGCCTGGACCTGGTGGCGACGGTCGGCGGCCGGTTCAGCGAGGAACCGGTCGAGCGGCTCGACAGCCCCGCGCGGCTGAGGGCCTGGCTCGTCGGCGCGGGGGTGGTGCCGGCCGGCACCCCGCTCGACGCGGTGGACCCCTCCTGGCTCGCGCGCTTCCGCGCGGCCCGCGACCTGCTGCACCGCGTCGTCCACGCCGAGGTGGCCGGCCGGGCCGCCGACCCGGACCTGGAGCGCGTCAACGCCCTGGCGGCCACCGCGCCGCCCGCGCCCCGAGCCGTGCGCGCGGCCGACGGCACCCTGGTCCGCGCGGTGGACGGCGCCCCGGACTGCGAGGAGCTCGTCGGCCGGATCGCCCGGGACGCGGTGGAGCTGCTCACCGACCCGGCGGCGCGCGGCCGGCTGCGGCAGTGCGAGGGCGAGACGTGCTCGCTGATCTATCTGGACACCTCGCGGGGGCACCGGCGCCGCTGGTGCTCCAGCGAGGTGTGCGGCAACCGCGAGCGGGTGGCCCGCCACCGGCGGCGGGTGGTCAACGGCCGGGGGTGA
- a CDS encoding LysR family transcriptional regulator: protein MPYDIEPRLLRAFAATAEELHFTRAAARLFVAQQALSRDIRRLEQRLGAELFARTTRQVTLTAEGARLLPYARRVLAAHDELAAAFAHEERPLIVDSATVGVTGRVLEAARLAAPDRELVARFHSGLTGAAREILAGRLDVSFGRLAGLGPAVRARLDHLPVRYEPMAVLLPEDHRLAALPEVPLAALAGETLYAAAGNEATAEWTDLAERLFDGRGIGIAAPFPEIEGDGEFVRVVRKRGWSVLASVEFLDVPGMVLRPLTDPVPLSPVSMVWRRGLRHPGLDALRAAARELAARHGWLTRPEGAWLPEEDAAVMAGR, encoded by the coding sequence GTGCCGTACGACATCGAGCCGCGCCTGCTGCGCGCCTTCGCCGCCACCGCCGAAGAGCTCCACTTCACCCGCGCCGCCGCCCGGCTGTTCGTCGCCCAGCAGGCGCTCAGCCGCGACATCCGCCGCCTCGAACAGCGCCTGGGCGCCGAGCTGTTCGCCCGGACGACCCGGCAGGTCACCCTCACCGCGGAGGGTGCCCGGCTGCTGCCGTACGCCCGCCGGGTGCTCGCCGCCCACGACGAGCTGGCCGCCGCGTTCGCCCACGAGGAGCGGCCCCTGATCGTGGACAGCGCGACGGTCGGCGTCACGGGCCGGGTGCTGGAGGCCGCCCGGCTGGCCGCCCCCGACCGCGAGCTGGTGGCCCGCTTCCACAGCGGGCTCACCGGCGCCGCCCGGGAGATCCTGGCCGGCCGGCTGGACGTCTCCTTCGGCCGGCTCGCCGGCCTCGGCCCCGCCGTCCGGGCCCGCCTCGACCACCTGCCCGTACGGTACGAGCCCATGGCCGTCCTGCTGCCGGAGGACCACCGGCTCGCCGCCCTGCCCGAGGTGCCGCTGGCGGCGCTGGCCGGCGAGACCCTCTACGCGGCGGCGGGCAACGAGGCCACGGCGGAGTGGACGGACCTCGCCGAGCGGCTCTTCGACGGGCGCGGCATCGGCATCGCCGCGCCCTTCCCGGAGATCGAGGGCGACGGGGAGTTCGTCCGCGTCGTCCGCAAGCGCGGCTGGTCGGTGCTGGCGAGCGTGGAGTTCCTGGACGTGCCCGGCATGGTGCTGCGCCCGCTGACGGACCCCGTGCCGCTGTCGCCCGTCTCGATGGTCTGGCGGCGTGGGCTGCGCCACCCGGGCCTGGACGCGCTGCGCGCGGCGGCCCGCGAACTGGCCGCGCGGCACGGCTGGTTGACGCGTCCGGAGGGCGCGTGGCTGCCGGAGGAGGACGCGGCCGTGATGGCGGGGCGCTGA
- a CDS encoding sigma-70 family RNA polymerase sigma factor, translating to MRKDAVVADRTSPDEELMRALYEEHAGPLLAFVLRQVAGDRQRAEDVVQETLVRAWRNADRLRGTPGSVRPWLVTVARRIVIDGHRSRQARPREVDPAPLELIPAADEIDRALRLMTISDALGDLSEAHREALIETYFKGRTVSEAAEALGVPAGTVRSRVFYALRSMKLSLEERGVTA from the coding sequence GTGCGCAAGGATGCCGTCGTGGCTGACAGGACGAGTCCCGACGAGGAGCTGATGCGGGCGCTCTACGAGGAGCACGCCGGCCCGCTCCTCGCGTTCGTGCTCCGGCAGGTGGCCGGCGACCGCCAGCGGGCGGAGGACGTCGTCCAGGAGACCCTGGTGCGCGCCTGGCGCAACGCCGACCGGCTGCGCGGCACCCCGGGCTCCGTACGGCCCTGGCTGGTGACCGTCGCCCGGCGCATCGTCATCGACGGGCACCGCAGCCGGCAGGCCCGGCCCCGCGAGGTCGACCCCGCCCCGCTGGAGCTGATCCCGGCGGCCGACGAGATCGACCGGGCCCTGCGCCTGATGACCATCTCCGACGCGCTGGGCGACCTCTCCGAGGCCCACCGGGAGGCGTTGATAGAGACCTATTTCAAGGGACGTACGGTGAGCGAGGCCGCCGAGGCGCTGGGCGTACCGGCCGGGACCGTGCGGTCCCGGGTCTTCTACGCCCTGCGCTCCATGAAGCTCTCGCTGGAGGAACGGGGAGTGACGGCATGA
- a CDS encoding MFS transporter produces the protein MPPRPSSPAPAPLLAVTGGTLVAAPRWPSAPAGRARRSTAPRGPYARLLAVPGARAFTVWNLLARLPMGMFGVSAVLMISAERGSYALAGAVTATGLGATAVVGPWTARLVDRHGQAKVAVPAAACATLGSLALVLCVLLDAPAWTLFAAYAATATTPNTGGMSRARWAHLLRGDPAALHTANSFEQAADEACFMLGPVVATLLCTAVPGFPELGTLVAAACFLTGVTLFAAQRRTEPPASGAVRSGRSPVRGNPALAGVLAVFLCTGAVFGSLEVVTVAFADGLGHRPAAGAVLGLQAAGSCAAGLLYGLTRPTGPVDRRFRRHLAAMAAAALLPLLAGTLGSLLALAGALLIAGTATAPTMVTGMRLVQGLTPAGRLNEGMTLAVTGLLGGVAAGSAAGGWCAEHLGAGAAYGVPAGAAALAWLTAVAGRSRGPSGGGAAARR, from the coding sequence ATGCCCCCGCGCCCCTCCTCCCCGGCCCCCGCTCCCCTGCTCGCCGTCACCGGCGGCACGCTCGTCGCCGCGCCCCGGTGGCCCTCGGCGCCCGCCGGCCGCGCGCGCCGGAGCACCGCGCCGCGCGGCCCGTACGCCCGGCTCCTCGCCGTCCCCGGCGCCCGCGCGTTCACCGTCTGGAACCTGCTGGCCCGGCTGCCCATGGGCATGTTCGGGGTGAGCGCCGTCCTCATGATCTCGGCCGAGCGCGGCTCGTACGCGCTGGCCGGCGCCGTCACCGCGACCGGGCTCGGCGCGACCGCCGTCGTCGGCCCGTGGACGGCGCGGCTGGTGGACCGCCACGGGCAGGCCAAGGTGGCCGTGCCCGCCGCGGCGTGCGCCACCCTGGGCTCGCTGGCCCTGGTGCTGTGCGTGCTCCTCGACGCGCCCGCGTGGACGCTGTTCGCCGCGTACGCCGCGACCGCGACGACGCCCAACACCGGCGGCATGTCGCGCGCCCGCTGGGCCCACCTGCTCCGGGGCGACCCGGCGGCCCTGCACACCGCGAACTCCTTCGAACAGGCCGCGGACGAGGCGTGCTTCATGCTCGGCCCGGTCGTCGCCACGCTGCTGTGCACGGCCGTCCCCGGCTTCCCCGAGCTGGGCACCCTGGTCGCGGCCGCCTGCTTCCTGACCGGCGTCACGCTCTTCGCCGCCCAGCGCCGCACCGAGCCGCCCGCGTCGGGCGCGGTGCGCTCCGGGCGGTCGCCGGTGCGCGGCAACCCGGCCCTCGCCGGGGTGCTGGCCGTCTTCCTGTGCACCGGGGCGGTCTTCGGGTCGCTGGAGGTGGTGACGGTGGCGTTCGCGGACGGGCTCGGCCACCGGCCGGCGGCGGGTGCCGTGCTCGGCCTCCAGGCGGCCGGCTCCTGCGCGGCCGGGCTGCTGTACGGGCTGACCCGGCCCACGGGCCCGGTGGACCGCCGGTTCCGGCGCCACCTCGCGGCCATGGCCGCGGCGGCACTCCTGCCCCTGCTCGCCGGGACCCTGGGCAGCCTGCTCGCGCTGGCCGGGGCGCTGCTGATCGCGGGCACGGCGACGGCGCCCACCATGGTCACCGGCATGCGCCTGGTTCAGGGCCTGACGCCCGCGGGGCGGCTCAACGAGGGCATGACGCTGGCCGTGACCGGGCTGCTCGGCGGGGTCGCGGCGGGCTCGGCGGCGGGCGGCTGGTGCGCCGAGCACCTGGGGGCGGGCGCCGCCTACGGGGTGCCCGCCGGGGCCGCCGCGCTGGCCTGGCTCACCGCGGTGGCCGGGCGGTCGCGCGGGCCGTCCGGCGGCGGAGCAGCAGCGCGCCGGTGA
- the ftsE gene encoding cell division ATP-binding protein FtsE: protein MIRFDNVSKSYPKQNRPALREVSLEIEKGEFVFLVGSSGSGKSTFLRLLLREERASAGQVHVLGKDLARLSNWKVPQMRRQLGTVFQDFRLLPNKTVSENVAFALEVIGKPRGEIRKAVPQVLELVGLGGKESRMPGELSGGEQQRVAIARAFVNRPMLLIADEPTGNLDPQTSVGIMKLLDRINRTGTTVIMATHDQQIVDQMRKRVIELEQGRLVRDQSRGVYGYQH, encoded by the coding sequence GTGATCCGATTCGACAATGTCTCCAAGTCCTATCCCAAGCAGAACCGCCCTGCGCTCCGCGAGGTCTCGCTGGAGATCGAGAAAGGCGAGTTCGTCTTCCTGGTCGGTTCCTCGGGGTCCGGTAAATCCACCTTCCTGAGACTGCTCCTGCGCGAGGAGCGGGCCAGCGCGGGCCAGGTCCACGTGCTCGGCAAGGACCTCGCCCGGCTCTCCAACTGGAAGGTGCCCCAGATGCGCCGCCAGCTGGGCACGGTCTTCCAGGACTTCCGCCTCCTGCCCAACAAGACCGTCAGCGAGAACGTGGCCTTCGCCCTGGAGGTCATCGGCAAGCCCCGCGGCGAGATCCGCAAGGCCGTCCCGCAGGTCCTGGAGCTGGTGGGCCTCGGCGGCAAGGAGAGCCGGATGCCCGGCGAGCTCTCGGGCGGTGAGCAGCAGCGCGTGGCCATCGCCCGCGCCTTCGTCAACCGCCCGATGCTGCTGATCGCCGACGAGCCGACCGGCAACCTCGACCCGCAGACCTCCGTCGGCATCATGAAGCTGCTGGACCGGATCAACAGGACCGGGACCACCGTCATCATGGCGACCCACGACCAGCAGATCGTGGACCAGATGCGCAAGCGCGTCATCGAATTGGAACAGGGCCGTCTCGTACGCGACCAGTCGCGCGGCGTCTACGGCTACCAGCACTGA
- a CDS encoding HelD family protein, producing MAAQNATHAHVATGPETEPDGVRDREIGTEQQHLDRVYRRLEEKIHEAEFLMDDAAKRGQVGTPGALAERDAQVFRAGVHLNRLNSEFEDFLFGRIDLLLGKDGKKGPDGAYTSVEPADDAVSDDRAEIAETLHIGRIGVLDSDYSPLVIDWRAPAAAPFYRATPVAPGRVVRRRVIRSKGRKVLGVEDDLLRPELTATLAGAALPVVGDGALMAALGQARSHTMRDIVSSIQAEQDMVIRAPAASVTEVEGGPGTGKTAVALHRAAYLLYQDRRRYAGGILVVSPTPLLVAYTEGVLPSLGEEGQVAIRAVGSLVDGAEADTYDEPAVARIKGSSRMLKVLRKAVRGALEGSSAGAPAAARGNRDGQLPLDGLDRPADGGAPQGPPDRLRVVAFGARVELGAEELKRIRNAALGGTAPVNLLRPRARRLILDALWSRAGGPKRYTDPELAAEARRAFDEDVSTEDDFLGFLAAWWPELTPRGVLAAMADERRLSRWSRRVLNPREVRQLARSLKRLDAAGRGPLSVHDVALLDELETLLGAPARPRQPREVDPLAHLTGLEELMPQRSESRRERAERLAEERRDYAHVIVDEAQDLTPMQWRMVGRRGRTATWTIVGDAAQSSWSDPDEAAAARDEALGARRRTRFRLTVNYRNPAEIAELAAKVLALAMPGMESPAAVRSTGVEPRFAVAGDDLAAAVRAEARHLLADVEGTVGVVVPMGRRAQARGWLAGLGDRVVVLGSLEAKGLEYDATVVVTPAEIADESPAGLRVLYVALTRATQRLTVLSGERDDPDADGVPDLLRD from the coding sequence GTGGCCGCGCAGAACGCCACGCACGCACACGTGGCGACCGGACCGGAGACGGAGCCCGACGGGGTCCGCGACCGGGAGATCGGTACCGAACAACAGCATCTCGACCGGGTGTACCGACGCCTGGAGGAGAAGATCCACGAGGCCGAGTTCCTCATGGACGACGCCGCCAAGCGCGGGCAGGTCGGCACGCCCGGCGCGCTCGCCGAGCGGGACGCCCAGGTGTTCCGCGCCGGGGTGCACCTCAACCGGCTCAACAGCGAGTTCGAGGACTTCCTCTTCGGCCGCATCGACCTGCTCCTCGGCAAGGACGGGAAGAAGGGCCCCGACGGGGCCTACACCTCCGTCGAGCCCGCGGACGACGCCGTCAGCGACGACCGGGCCGAGATCGCCGAGACGCTGCACATCGGCCGCATCGGCGTCCTGGACTCCGACTACTCCCCGCTCGTCATCGACTGGCGGGCGCCCGCCGCGGCGCCCTTCTACCGCGCGACGCCCGTCGCGCCCGGCCGGGTCGTCCGCCGCCGCGTCATCCGCTCCAAGGGCCGCAAGGTCCTCGGCGTCGAGGACGACCTGCTGCGCCCGGAGCTGACCGCCACCCTGGCCGGCGCCGCGCTGCCGGTCGTCGGCGACGGCGCGCTGATGGCCGCGCTGGGCCAGGCCCGCAGCCACACCATGCGGGACATCGTCTCCTCCATCCAGGCCGAGCAGGACATGGTCATCCGGGCGCCCGCCGCGTCGGTGACCGAGGTCGAGGGCGGCCCCGGCACCGGCAAGACCGCCGTGGCCCTGCACCGCGCCGCCTACCTCCTCTACCAGGACCGCCGGCGCTACGCGGGCGGCATCCTCGTCGTCTCGCCGACCCCGCTGCTCGTCGCCTACACCGAGGGCGTGCTGCCCTCGCTGGGCGAGGAGGGACAGGTGGCGATCCGCGCCGTCGGCTCCCTGGTCGACGGCGCCGAGGCCGACACGTACGACGAGCCCGCCGTCGCCCGGATCAAGGGCTCGTCGCGGATGCTCAAGGTGCTGCGCAAGGCGGTGCGGGGGGCACTTGAGGGCAGTTCGGCGGGGGCACCGGCCGCCGCGCGGGGGAACCGCGACGGGCAGCTGCCGCTGGACGGCCTGGACCGTCCCGCCGACGGCGGCGCGCCGCAGGGCCCACCGGACCGGCTGCGCGTGGTCGCCTTCGGGGCCCGCGTGGAGCTGGGCGCGGAGGAGCTCAAGCGGATCCGCAACGCCGCCCTGGGCGGCACCGCGCCGGTGAACCTGCTGCGCCCGCGCGCCCGCCGGCTGATCCTCGACGCCCTGTGGTCGCGGGCCGGCGGCCCCAAGCGCTACACCGACCCGGAGCTCGCCGCCGAGGCCCGGCGCGCGTTCGACGAGGACGTCTCGACCGAGGACGACTTCCTGGGCTTCCTCGCCGCCTGGTGGCCCGAGCTCACCCCGCGCGGGGTGCTCGCCGCGATGGCCGACGAGCGCCGGCTCTCCCGCTGGTCGCGCCGGGTGCTCAACCCGCGCGAGGTGCGGCAGCTGGCCCGTTCGCTCAAGCGCCTGGACGCGGCGGGCCGCGGCCCGCTGTCCGTGCACGACGTGGCGCTGCTGGACGAGCTGGAGACGCTGCTCGGCGCCCCGGCCCGGCCCCGGCAGCCGCGCGAGGTGGACCCGCTGGCCCATCTGACGGGGCTGGAGGAGCTGATGCCGCAGCGCTCGGAGTCGCGCCGGGAGCGCGCCGAGCGGCTCGCGGAGGAGCGCCGGGACTACGCGCATGTCATCGTCGACGAGGCGCAGGACCTGACGCCCATGCAGTGGCGGATGGTGGGCCGCAGGGGCCGCACCGCCACCTGGACGATCGTCGGCGACGCGGCGCAGTCCTCCTGGTCCGACCCGGACGAGGCGGCGGCCGCGCGGGACGAGGCGCTGGGCGCCCGCCGGCGCACCCGCTTCCGGCTCACCGTGAACTACCGCAACCCCGCGGAGATCGCCGAGCTGGCCGCCAAGGTGCTGGCGCTGGCGATGCCGGGCATGGAGTCGCCGGCGGCCGTGCGTTCCACGGGCGTCGAGCCGAGGTTCGCGGTGGCGGGCGACGACCTGGCCGCCGCGGTGCGGGCCGAGGCGCGGCACCTGCTGGCCGACGTCGAGGGCACGGTCGGCGTGGTCGTGCCGATGGGGCGCCGCGCGCAGGCGCGGGGCTGGCTGGCCGGGCTCGGCGACCGGGTCGTGGTGCTGGGCAGCCTGGAGGCGAAGGGCCTGGAGTACGACGCGACGGTCGTGGTCACGCCCGCCGAGATCGCGGACGAGTCGCCGGCCGGGCTGCGGGTGCTGTACGTGGCGCTGACCCGGGCCACCCAGCGGCTGACGGTGCTCTCCGGCGAGCGGGACGACCCGGACGCGGACGGGGTGCCGGACCTGCTCCGGGACTGA
- a CDS encoding anti-sigma factor family protein translates to MTGPAGHMDVGAYALGVLDDADAGRFEEHLADCHRCAAELDGLMGLTPLLADLKEATPDPGALTARPGPALLDGLLGEVAAARRARRTRRLCLAAAAAALIVAGPLAGAALVQRDAPDHSSVSAAKQMYEDGEKIGTVDPATKVEATVSLQPKPWGTHVALRLGHVEGPRTCDLVAVGKNGERQTVTTWAVPPGGYGVGGNDEAEGDKGEKWGRAPLYTHGGAALNREDISRFEVRTLDGALLATVRL, encoded by the coding sequence ATGACCGGGCCGGCAGGGCACATGGACGTGGGCGCCTACGCGCTGGGCGTGCTCGACGACGCGGACGCCGGCCGCTTCGAGGAGCACCTGGCCGACTGCCACCGGTGCGCCGCCGAGCTGGACGGCCTCATGGGCCTGACCCCGCTCCTCGCCGACCTCAAGGAGGCCACGCCGGACCCCGGGGCGCTCACCGCGCGGCCGGGCCCCGCGCTCCTCGACGGGCTGCTCGGCGAGGTCGCCGCCGCCCGGCGGGCGCGCCGTACCCGCCGGCTGTGCCTCGCGGCCGCGGCGGCGGCCCTGATCGTCGCCGGGCCGCTGGCCGGCGCGGCCCTCGTCCAGCGGGACGCGCCGGACCACAGCTCGGTGAGCGCGGCCAAGCAGATGTACGAGGACGGCGAGAAGATCGGCACGGTCGACCCCGCGACCAAGGTGGAGGCCACGGTCTCGCTCCAGCCGAAGCCCTGGGGCACCCATGTGGCCCTCCGGCTCGGCCACGTCGAGGGGCCGCGGACCTGCGACCTCGTCGCCGTGGGGAAGAACGGCGAGCGGCAGACGGTCACCACCTGGGCGGTGCCGCCGGGCGGCTACGGCGTCGGCGGGAACGACGAAGCCGAGGGGGACAAGGGGGAGAAGTGGGGAAGGGCGCCGCTGTACACCCACGGGGGCGCCGCGCTGAACCGGGAGGACATCTCCCGCTTCGAGGTCCGCACGCTCGACGGCGCGCTGCTGGCCACGGTCAGGCTCTGA
- the ftsX gene encoding permease-like cell division protein FtsX encodes MRAQFVLSEIGVGLRRNLTMTFAVIVSVALSLALFGGSLLMREQVSTMKGFWYDKVNVSIYLCNKTDAQSFPACAKGAATEDQKKEIRADLEKMAVVQKVQFETSDEAYKHYKEQFGKNSPIAASVTPDQMQESFRIKLKDPTKFKVISTAFSERPGVQMVQDQKDVLSDLFNLLNGMNFAALGVMCLMLVVALMLIVNTVRVSAFSRRRETGIMRLVGASSFYIQIPFVMEAAFAGLLGAGLACVLLVSGQYFLVNNWLVNHIDVITFIGWDAVLAKLPLVLAMGLLMPALAAFAALRKYLKV; translated from the coding sequence ATGCGCGCCCAGTTCGTCCTGTCGGAGATCGGCGTCGGTCTCCGCCGTAATCTCACGATGACCTTCGCGGTGATCGTCTCCGTGGCTCTGTCGCTCGCGCTCTTCGGCGGGTCGCTGCTCATGCGCGAGCAGGTCAGCACGATGAAGGGCTTCTGGTACGACAAGGTCAACGTCTCGATCTACCTCTGCAACAAGACCGACGCGCAGTCCTTCCCGGCCTGCGCCAAGGGAGCGGCGACCGAGGACCAGAAGAAGGAGATCCGCGCCGACCTGGAGAAGATGGCGGTCGTCCAGAAGGTGCAGTTCGAGACGTCCGACGAGGCGTACAAGCACTACAAGGAGCAGTTCGGGAAGAACTCCCCGATCGCCGCCTCGGTGACCCCGGACCAGATGCAGGAGTCCTTCCGGATCAAGCTGAAGGACCCCACCAAGTTCAAGGTCATCTCCACCGCCTTCTCGGAGCGCCCCGGCGTGCAGATGGTGCAGGACCAGAAGGACGTCCTGTCCGATCTGTTCAACCTCCTCAACGGCATGAACTTCGCGGCCCTCGGCGTGATGTGCCTGATGCTGGTCGTCGCGCTGATGCTGATCGTCAACACGGTCCGGGTATCCGCGTTCAGCCGTCGGCGGGAGACCGGCATCATGCGTCTGGTCGGCGCGTCCAGCTTCTACATCCAGATCCCCTTCGTCATGGAGGCCGCCTTCGCCGGTCTCCTGGGCGCGGGTCTGGCCTGCGTGCTGCTGGTCAGCGGCCAGTACTTCCTCGTGAACAACTGGCTCGTGAACCACATCGACGTCATCACCTTCATCGGGTGGGACGCGGTGCTGGCCAAGCTGCCGCTGGTGCTGGCGATGGGGCTGCTGATGCCCGCCCTGGCGGCGTTCGCCGCCCTGCGGAAGTACCTCAAGGTCTGA
- the smpB gene encoding SsrA-binding protein SmpB has product MAKETGRKLVAQNKKARHDYHLLTTYECGLVLTGTEVKSLRQGKASLADGFVQIDGGEAWLHNVHVPEYNQGTWTNHSARRKRKLLLHRAEIDKLASKTQETGHTIVPLALYFKDGRAKVEIALAKGKKEYDKRQTLREKQDTRESNRAIAAARRRQRASGR; this is encoded by the coding sequence ATGGCTAAAGAGACGGGTCGCAAACTGGTCGCGCAGAACAAGAAGGCGCGACATGACTACCACCTTCTGACCACCTACGAGTGCGGCCTGGTGCTGACCGGCACCGAGGTCAAGTCGCTGCGTCAGGGCAAGGCCTCGCTGGCCGACGGCTTTGTGCAGATCGACGGCGGGGAGGCGTGGCTGCACAACGTCCACGTCCCCGAGTACAACCAGGGCACGTGGACGAACCACAGCGCCCGCCGCAAGCGCAAGCTCCTGCTCCACCGCGCGGAGATCGACAAGCTGGCGTCCAAGACGCAGGAGACCGGGCACACCATCGTGCCGCTGGCCCTGTACTTCAAGGACGGCCGGGCCAAGGTCGAGATCGCCCTCGCGAAGGGCAAGAAGGAGTACGACAAGCGGCAGACCCTGCGCGAGAAGCAGGACACCCGCGAGTCGAACCGCGCCATCGCGGCGGCCCGCCGCCGGCAGCGGGCGTCCGGCCGGTAG
- a CDS encoding S41 family peptidase — MPGPSMFVPRRRARRAAALTLVFAGVLATGAAAGSWSADAQEGRERAWTRTFAHPAAAPGAEDRAPAPPVDHRAVEAAAAQAAQDGKSGSEAATEVVTRSGDRWSAVYSAREYEGFARSLDGGYVGVGLSARRSAEGRTEVDSVRPGSPAARAGLRPGDRIRSVDGQDVDGFPVTEVVARLRGDAAAPGRWGEGGEGYGPPAAVGVPGTPVTLGLQRGDRLWDRTLRRARLVTESVAVERLQDEGSGARATRIKVESFTRGTGERVGRAVRAAGPAEGILLDLRGNSGGLVTEAVTAASAFLDGGLVATYDVRGSQRALEARPGGATRPPLVVLVDGGTMSAAELLTGALQDRGRAVVVGSPTFGKGSVQMPTRLADGSVAELTVGHYRTPGGRTVDGRGIAPDLVVRGDAERRARTVLSGLGGGS, encoded by the coding sequence ATGCCCGGCCCGTCGATGTTCGTCCCGCGGCGCCGCGCCCGCCGCGCCGCCGCGCTGACACTGGTCTTCGCGGGCGTACTGGCGACGGGTGCCGCGGCCGGCTCCTGGAGCGCGGACGCGCAGGAGGGCCGGGAGCGGGCCTGGACCCGCACCTTCGCCCACCCGGCCGCGGCGCCGGGCGCCGAGGACCGGGCTCCGGCGCCTCCCGTGGACCACCGCGCCGTCGAGGCCGCCGCCGCGCAGGCCGCGCAGGACGGCAAGTCGGGCTCGGAGGCCGCCACGGAGGTCGTCACCCGCAGCGGCGACCGCTGGTCCGCCGTCTACAGCGCCCGCGAGTACGAGGGGTTCGCGCGCTCCCTCGACGGCGGCTACGTCGGCGTCGGCCTGTCCGCCCGCCGGTCCGCCGAGGGCCGCACGGAGGTCGACAGCGTCCGCCCCGGCAGCCCCGCCGCGCGCGCCGGCCTCCGGCCCGGCGACCGGATCCGCAGCGTCGACGGGCAGGACGTCGACGGCTTCCCCGTCACCGAGGTCGTCGCCCGGCTGCGCGGCGACGCGGCGGCGCCCGGCCGGTGGGGCGAGGGCGGCGAGGGGTACGGTCCGCCGGCCGCCGTGGGCGTGCCCGGTACGCCCGTGACGCTCGGGCTCCAGCGCGGCGACCGGCTCTGGGACCGCACGCTGCGCCGGGCGCGGCTGGTCACCGAGAGCGTCGCCGTGGAGCGGCTCCAGGACGAGGGCTCGGGGGCTCGGGCCACCCGCATCAAGGTCGAGTCGTTCACGCGGGGCACCGGCGAGCGGGTCGGCCGGGCCGTGCGCGCCGCCGGGCCCGCCGAGGGCATCCTGCTGGACCTGCGGGGCAACAGCGGCGGTCTGGTGACCGAGGCCGTCACCGCCGCCTCCGCCTTCCTCGACGGCGGCCTCGTCGCCACCTACGACGTCCGGGGCAGCCAGCGCGCCCTGGAGGCCCGGCCCGGCGGCGCCACCCGGCCGCCGCTGGTCGTGCTCGTCGACGGCGGCACCATGAGCGCCGCCGAGCTGCTGACCGGCGCCCTCCAGGACCGCGGCCGGGCCGTCGTCGTCGGCTCCCCGACCTTCGGCAAGGGCTCGGTGCAGATGCCCACCCGGCTCGCGGACGGCTCGGTCGCCGAGCTGACCGTCGGCCACTACCGCACACCCGGCGGGCGGACGGTCGACGGCCGGGGCATCGCGCCCGACCTGGTCGTCCGCGGCGACGCCGAGCGGCGGGCCCGCACAGTATTGAGTGGCCTCGGGGGTGGGTCGTAG